The genomic DNA ATTCGGCGCTGCCGGATAAACTTATCATAGATTATACATTTTTTGACACTCTTCCGATGGGATTTTTTGCCGCGGGTCTTGCTGACGCGATGTGCAAATATTTTGAGGCAACAGAAGCAACGGGCCCGGCGGAAAATATACCGCTGCAGGACGCCATTGTGTTAAGCATGGGAGCCGTTTCAACCGCGGTAATTTTCAATAAGCTTGCCGTAAAATTTCAAAATGCCGATAACGCAATGAAAGAAGAAATGGCCGACCTTAATATTATTCACTCCGGAATGATGTCCTGTATGGGAAGGTACTCCGGGACTTCATATGCCGCGCACGCGTTCGCCCACGCCATGACGGTTTCCAAAGGCGCAAGGGAATTCCTTCACGGGGAGCACGCGGCAATGGGCCTTTTATTTCAGGAAACTGTTTTGGATAAAAAAAGAGACGCTGAAATAAAGGATATATTTTCAGGTTTTGACCTGCCTTTAAAACTGTCCGCTTTTAATATCAAAGAGGATGAAATTGATGCCGTTGTGGATAAATACAGAAAAATAGAAGCCGCGGACAAAATTAATCTGCAGATAAGCAATAAATTGATGTATAATATTATTAAGAAACTTTACTGATTTCATATCAGGGAGAATTTCATGGGTAAAAAGAGACCAGGTGTTAAACCGGAACTTCAGGAAGACGTAAAAAAAATAATAGAAAAAATAACAAAAAGCCCCGAAGCGGCGTCAAATATGCCTAAGACAATGCTGAAAAAAGAAGAGTGGGGGCTGCTGACCATTTTAAACCTTTTATTGGCATCTGTTTTTCCCGCGTATTTTGTAAATATACTGCTGATATCATTTTTTACCGAATTGGGCCATCTTTGGACCACCCATTTAAGCGAATTGGAAAGGGAAAAACTTGTAAACTTTGAAAAAGAGTTCAGAAAAGGCTATGAGATGGAAGGTAGAAAACAATACGCGAAAGCTGCGGCCATTTATGATTCGCTTGCCGTAAAATATTCAAAAGACACAAGAATAGCGGAAATAGCTTCGCAGCGGGCTTTATTGCTGCGTGAAAAACGAAAAAGAAATAAAAAAAAGTAAAACGGCAATAAACATACAAGGGGGAGGTTAACCGCGATTTGGAGATTTCAAAAGAAATTTTAAAAGATATAGCTGAATTTAAATTTGACGCGGCCCTCGAAAAAGCATCTCTGATAAAAGGCGGGGAAAAACTCCGCGCCGATATTCTGTTTATGAGCGGAAAATTTTCTGAAGCTGAATATATTTATTCATATATCCGCGAAAAAAGCTGGGACACATCCTTAAACCGCGCGCTTATAGCGTTAAGCGAGGGCAGAATAGGCGATGCCCGCGCGCTTCTGCTTTCAATAAAAGACAGGGATATTAACCCTGATAATTCCCCGGTATACGCGCAAAAAAAAGGCGGAAAAGGCAGGATTATTGCTGAAATAAACACATATCTTGGGGTATTGTATAAAAACTCCGGCGATTATAATGACGCGTTAAAGTGTTTCAGAAAAGCGGCATTGAATGATTCGTCCAACGCTTTAATACCTGCAAATATGGGGGATATTTATTTTAAACAGGAAAATAACGAACAGGCGGCAGTTAACTACCTTAAGGCCATAAAACTTACCGATGATAACCTTAGAAAAGCGCATCTTTATAATGATGTAGGCCTTGTGTATTACAGGCAGGGGCTGCTTGCAAAAGCTGTTGAAAGTTTTAAACAGAGCCTGATTTTTGATCCGGAATACAAAAATGCCGCGCATAACCTTGGGATGATATATGTTAAAGGCGGGATGCCTGATAAGATAAAAGACGATTATAAAGACCTTCTTAAACATGAAGACGGTGTGGAAATAGTATTAAACATAACAAGGTCTGTTATAGAAGAGGCAAACAGGCAGAGTAAAAGCGGCGCCGTAAAAACAAATAATGATACGGGAAAGATGATGACGTATGAGTGTGTGGTAAAAAAGGGGCACGCCGGGGCCGGCAGTTATAACGAAAGTAAAATTTATGTTGAAGCAAGAAGCATTCTTGAAGCCATGGAAAAAGCCAAACAAAGGGGCGGCGTTAAAAAAGGCAAGTCGTATAACGCGGGGCAGAGTATAATTGCCATCAGGCAGCTTAACAGTTAAGCTCGCTGTTTTAAAACGCTTGCCGCGCGCGGTTACCTTCTCCGTTTAACCTCAATTAAAAAATCCATAGCGCCTGATTTAGCGTCTGTTTTAATTATAATTTTTCCTTCTTTTGCCGTTACATTTTTATATTCCGCCTGTTTATAACCGTTTGAATCAATTTTAAAAATTTTCATTGTCCTGTATTTTCCGGGGTTAAAAGTTATCTCCGTCAGGACGGGTTCTATAATTATTGGGGACGACCCGCCGTAAATCACTGAATTGCCTCCAGGGCTGTATTTAACGGAAGAGTTATCGGATATTCCCGAAGTATGAAGTATTATCTTACCGCTTTCGTTTATGTTTTTGCCGTCCAGCGAATAAAGATAAACCGAAGCGTAATTTGTCAAACATTTTAAATTAAAGTTTTTAAATTTTAATTTAACGCCCTTAAGAAAACCGGTAGCTCCCTGAATTTTGGGTGCGTTAATTCTGAAAATGCCGTCATCAAGATTCCAGAAAAGTTCTTTGGTATCGGATACGGCTTTACTGTCAGTTTCGGGCGCGTCAGCTGTCTTCTTTGATTCGTCAAGCGTCTTGGCCACCTTCATTGAAAGCGGGGCTTCATAGTTTCCGCCGGCAAGTTTGAAAGCGGTGGCTGGGTTGTTATACAAATCGTCTTCTGAAAGATAAGACACGGCCGATGTTTTGCTTTCTGACAGGTAATTGTTTCTGAAAATAAGCGCTGCCGGTATCCACTGGGAAAGGGCTTCCGGGCTGCGCGAAAAATCGGTGAAATTTTCAAGAATATTCTGCGCAGTGACAGTGCCGAATTCAAACTGCATCATGGCGTTCCATCCCTGCAGTTTCGCGTAAGCTGACATTATAATCGGCGCGCCGCTTCTGTAACGGTTGGGTATAAGCCAGTTCCATTCGCTTACGGTAAAGGGCTTGTCAAGTATCCTGCAGTGGGCAAGTTCCGCTATGGTGTTTAAGCGTGATTTTAGAACCGGTGAATTTGAAAAGTTTATGGTTTCCCGCATGGACCAGCCGCCTGAAGGGTGGTCCCAGTAAGAGTGGCGGTCAATGAAGTCGTATTGCGCGTTTAGGGCCAGTTCCGCGTCCCAAAGCTCCCAGTGATTGCTTCCTGTTAAAAGGGCTTTATAGCCTTTTTCTTTAAGGCGTTTTATCGTTTTGTCATAGAATTTCTTTTCTGTTTCGGCGTAAAATCTTTTTGTATCAGAGGCGCGGCCGTTACATACAGCTTCAAACATGGTGTCCCAGGAACCCCAGTTCACTTTAAACTGTTCGCGTGCCACGCTTTTTTTATCAAGCGATTCATTTTCCTGTAAAGCACACCCGCTTTTTATCCAGGCTTCCTTCAGTTTCTCATCAGAGCCGTATTTCTGTTTTAAAAATTCGTTAAACTTTTCATCAAGTTTTTTTATTGCGACAGGGGATAAATCTTTGTTTCTGTCCGCGTAAAACAGGGAACTTTCGTTTACAATTTCAGAAAATATAATCGCGGGTTCGTGCAGGTATTTGACTTTCGTGTATTGGTTTTCGTGTTCAAGAAGTTTTTCTATGTATTCGTATGTAAGGTTCTGAAGTTTATCATCTATAAATATTATCTCCTTAAAGCCGCGGGGTACTGTTTTGTAATTTTCAACTCCGTCGCCCTGCTTTAGCTCCCTGTGGACAAGGAAGTCAAGAAAGACGTATATTCCCGCCTCTTTAAGTTTATAGATAAGGTAGTCAAGTTTATCAAGGCTGTCTTTAGAAAAGTTTCTGGTATTATCCGCGCCGGATTCAAAGATATTGGGAACAGACCACGGGGCATCCATGTGGTGAAGCCTTACAAGATTGCACCCTAATTTTGAAAGCCGTTTAACTGTTAAATCAACGTCTTCTTTGGAACGGAAAATGGACGGGCCCATTAGATTTGTACCCCAGAATGCCGTTTTTGTGCCGTCTTCAAATATTAAAGAGCCGTCAGGGCCGGCTTGTATAAAACCGTGTTTTCCGGCAGGCGCGTCCTGAAGGTAAGTAAGGTCAATCACCGCATCCGGCGTAAAAGGGTCCTGCACCGGGGTGAAAGCGCGCCAGGCAGAGCGGTCTTCCTGTTTTATTTCGGTGTTTTCATATACTTTGCCGTTTCTGTCGCGCGCTTCAAGGCGCAGTTTGTCTATGTACATTGTGCCGGCACAGTCAAGCAGGCCTGCTGATACTTCTATGAATGCGGTGCCTTCAGGCACCGGATAGTTGTTTTCCCATTTTGTCCATTCTGATATTGTTTCCGCGGTTTCTCCCGCAACCGCGGGCCAGCCTCCAATCCTGTTGCCGGCAGAATCAAGAAAAAGTACGCTTATTCTTGCTTTGTCCCAGGGATTGGCGCCCTGAATAATGTTTTCTGTTTTTATCATTCCGGATAAAATTACCACAAACATTTTTTCGGGGACTACGGGTACTTTTTGGGTAATCATAGAATACGCCTTTGATTTGTTGTAAATTTTAAAGCATGTGGAGGATTCATATCCGGGGGCTTCAAAGGTGCCTTCGCCGTTTACCCAGCCTCCCCAGTAGAACGGCATGGAAGAACCGAATTCCATATCCCCGTTCATTAAAAGGTCGTCTTTCGCGCGGGGTATCTGTAAATTATCGCCCGGTTCCACGCTAATGTCATCGGCATACATTTCGCCGGTGCAGTTTGCAAGCTGAACCTGCAGAGTTATCTTTGAAGCGCCTTCCGGCACGTTTAATACGTTTACTTTTTCAGACCAGTCAAAAGTACCTTTCCAGCGGCCAAGTTCGGGCCAGCCGCCCACCTGATTTCCTTTATTATCAAAAAATAAAACCATAACTCTTGCCATTTCCCACTCTTCTTTAAACTTAATCACGTTTAAAATTTTTATTTTTGATTTTACGGTAATCTGTTTTATTGTTTTGGAATCTATGGGTATATCCTGATTAAGTTCTATATACCTGTTTGACGCGTTTACAAGCCGCGCGCATTTTCCGTCAGGGCCCTGCGCCAAAGATATGCCGTCAGGGGTGTTTTTTACCCAGCCGTCAGGCACACCGTCCCCATTGGCATCGGTTTCAAAGCCGGGATTTATAACAAGATTCGCGGAAAAAGAAATAAAAGGAAGCGCCGACAAAAACAGTAATATAATTAATTTCTTCATATAAACCTCCTGAGATATATTATTTACCGTAAGGGGAGTATAAAACTAAAAACAGACCCCAGACCGGGTCCTTCAGAATCCGCCCAGACAATGCCATCATGTAATTGCACTATGTTTTCCACTATGCTAAGCCCCAAACCCGTTCCCTGGGCTTTTCTGGTGTTTATGTCTTCCACCTGATAGAAACGGTCAAAGATACGGCGGGCGTTGTCTTTGGTAAGCCCGGGGCCGTGGTCAATAATTCGTATTAATAAATATTTTTCTGCCGTAAGTTTTGTCATGTCTTCATAATCCGGCAGGCTGATCTTGTTTTTTAATGTTTCCTTAAGTTCTATTTCAATCTGTGAACCGGGCGGTGAAAACTTAATTGAATTGTTCAGAAGGTTTATTAAAACCTGTGATATCCGGTATTCATCAATGCTTAAATCAAAAGCGGTATATGGAGAATTTATTTTTATAATTATTGATTTTTTTTCAGCGATTGATGAAATGTCGCTTATGCTTGCAGCTATTACGGGTATTATGTTGGTGGTCTTTTTGCTGATGGAAAAAGTACCGGATTCCATTTTTGAAAGGTCAAGAAGGTCGTTAATTAATGATAGCAGTCGTTCTGAATTATTTTTAATGGTAAGTACAAAATCCTTTTGTTTGGGTGATAACTTTCCGCCTACACCGCCTAAAAGAAAAGAAACAAAACCTTTAATGGAAGTAAGCGGCGTGCGCAGTTCGTGAGAAACCATGGATGTAAAGTTTGTCTTTAATGTATCAAGTTCTTTAAGTTTCTCGTAGCTCTGGCGCAGTATTTCTTCCTGTTTTCTTTTTTCGGTGATATCTTCCTTGATTGCAATGTAGGAAAAGATTCTGTTTTTATAATCTTTAACGGCTGAAATAGAAGCTGATTCCCAAAATTTTGTTCCGTCTTTTTTTACGTTATGAAATTCGCCGTGCCACTGACCGCCTTTAGAAATGGTGTCCCAGAGTATTTTGTAGTTTGAAGCGTCCATTTCGCCGGATTTTAAAATCCGCGGATTATTTCCAAGGGCTTCGTTCTTGGTATAGCCGGTAACAGAACAAAATTTTGGATTTACGTAAGTAATGTTTCCCCAAAGATCTGTAATAACAACCGAAGATGGACTTTGTTCGACCGCTGTCACAAGTTTTGCCATTTCTTCCTGATAAGCTTTTTCTTCGGTTATATCTTCGCCGGATGATATTGTTCCTGCAAACATGCCTGTATCGTCAAACATTACCGCGTTTGACCATTTTATCAGGCGGCGTTTGCCGTCTTTGCGTATAATATAATTTTCAACATATCCATCAATAATTGTATTTTTTGAAAGCCGTTTAAAGACGTTTTTTGCGTCAGCGGCGTTGTCAGGGGGTACAAAATCATCAAACCAGTTTTTTCCTATAAGCTGTTCACGGTCAAAATAACCAAGTATTTCACACCCTTTTTTGTTGATAAGTGTAATCTGTCCTTTTTTATTAAGGGCCACAAGCATAACGCCCGCTATATCAATGTATTTTTTGGCAAGGTCGCGTTCTTTGCGAAGCATCTCTTCAAAAAGGATACTTTCACTTTTATCTTCTATAAGGCATACCGCGCCCAGTGTTTCGTTTATTTTCCGGATAAGGGTAATGGAAACCGATACCGGAATTTTTTTACCAAGGGAGTTTATGGCAAAGGTTTTTACCGTATTTGAACCTGAAGTTTTATCAAAAGTGTCAAAAAAAGAGGCCCCGCCGTCAATATACGGAAATACCGAAATAAAGTTATGTGTTTTTTTACTGCCTTCGGGAATTTCCAGAAGTTTTGAAGCTGAGGAGTTAACATAAGTAATATTAAAAGAATCATCAAGAATTACAAGGCTTTCATTCATTTCGGATACTATTTTTTGAGCCATATTTTCAGGGTTTGGTTTGAAGACGGACAGTTTTGTAACTGCGTAAGTTATTGATGAGGCCCATATGATTACATACAAGTCGGCCATTTCGGTGAAGACACCGTAAAAGTTGAAAAGTTTGGGGGCGATAACTTCTGAAAAAGTGCCGGCTGATATCGAGGCAACAGTACCCCAGAAAATTACCAGCGCCTGTTTCTTTTTGCTTTTGTTTTTATAGGCGTGTTTAAGCAGAAGGATAAGGCCTATAACAAGATAGGAAAGGTAGTACAGCTGATAAAAGAGGGGTAAATTTGAATCTGCCCATGGTGAATACCATCCATAAACTG from Candidatus Goldiibacteriota bacterium includes the following:
- a CDS encoding iron-containing alcohol dehydrogenase, giving the protein MKKIHNDNITGSCGYLHESFLFPCEIIKGRGAADTVIPDSRGSAVIADSFVTRQFASAFTVNENVLKVLFSGDMNPAEFFRVKNVILESRVKEVIGMGGGKCMDLCKLIKRDLPEVKLILIPTSAATCASCTPVSVMYDKQGVYQNTMDSALPDKLIIDYTFFDTLPMGFFAAGLADAMCKYFEATEATGPAENIPLQDAIVLSMGAVSTAVIFNKLAVKFQNADNAMKEEMADLNIIHSGMMSCMGRYSGTSYAAHAFAHAMTVSKGAREFLHGEHAAMGLLFQETVLDKKRDAEIKDIFSGFDLPLKLSAFNIKEDEIDAVVDKYRKIEAADKINLQISNKLMYNIIKKLY
- a CDS encoding tetratricopeptide repeat protein gives rise to the protein MEISKEILKDIAEFKFDAALEKASLIKGGEKLRADILFMSGKFSEAEYIYSYIREKSWDTSLNRALIALSEGRIGDARALLLSIKDRDINPDNSPVYAQKKGGKGRIIAEINTYLGVLYKNSGDYNDALKCFRKAALNDSSNALIPANMGDIYFKQENNEQAAVNYLKAIKLTDDNLRKAHLYNDVGLVYYRQGLLAKAVESFKQSLIFDPEYKNAAHNLGMIYVKGGMPDKIKDDYKDLLKHEDGVEIVLNITRSVIEEANRQSKSGAVKTNNDTGKMMTYECVVKKGHAGAGSYNESKIYVEARSILEAMEKAKQRGGVKKGKSYNAGQSIIAIRQLNS
- a CDS encoding PAS domain S-box protein, which produces MLTYFPIGYIHYIAFTLYVLMAVYILKNGLTSRINISAAGMIVCFSLWSLGLSIKHNPLTTMQTASIAEHIGALGWVTFPFFTLWFFMEISSKNKFLKKPLVLPLLALPGLFFYIIELFNMLQLSPIYSVYGWYSPWADSNLPLFYQLYYLSYLVIGLILLLKHAYKNKSKKKQALVIFWGTVASISAGTFSEVIAPKLFNFYGVFTEMADLYVIIWASSITYAVTKLSVFKPNPENMAQKIVSEMNESLVILDDSFNITYVNSSASKLLEIPEGSKKTHNFISVFPYIDGGASFFDTFDKTSGSNTVKTFAINSLGKKIPVSVSITLIRKINETLGAVCLIEDKSESILFEEMLRKERDLAKKYIDIAGVMLVALNKKGQITLINKKGCEILGYFDREQLIGKNWFDDFVPPDNAADAKNVFKRLSKNTIIDGYVENYIIRKDGKRRLIKWSNAVMFDDTGMFAGTISSGEDITEEKAYQEEMAKLVTAVEQSPSSVVITDLWGNITYVNPKFCSVTGYTKNEALGNNPRILKSGEMDASNYKILWDTISKGGQWHGEFHNVKKDGTKFWESASISAVKDYKNRIFSYIAIKEDITEKRKQEEILRQSYEKLKELDTLKTNFTSMVSHELRTPLTSIKGFVSFLLGGVGGKLSPKQKDFVLTIKNNSERLLSLINDLLDLSKMESGTFSISKKTTNIIPVIAASISDISSIAEKKSIIIKINSPYTAFDLSIDEYRISQVLINLLNNSIKFSPPGSQIEIELKETLKNKISLPDYEDMTKLTAEKYLLIRIIDHGPGLTKDNARRIFDRFYQVEDINTRKAQGTGLGLSIVENIVQLHDGIVWADSEGPGLGSVFSFILPLR